tattttgaaacatGTTATCTTCTCTACTCTTACTTTTTAGCCTCTTCTACACAGTCATCATCTGTGAACTATAACTCTTCAGAAGACCCAAGTATTCATTAACAATGTAAAGAAGCAGTTATATAAGAGGATTCCCTTCCCCAAGACTTTTTCAGTGAAGTCTTCAAAGtcaaaattatttcattattatactaggacattgttttgctttttcccctTGCTCTTCTTTCCTTATGTGTAGAAGGCAGTTTTCACGGAGCTACATGATGTGTGGGGACATCACTGCTGATAGTTAACTGAAAATATGCTTAGATGTTTAAAATTTCCGCCATAATTTCTAACTAGCTAAAGTAACAATGAATATAatccacataaacaaaagctgagaatttttaaatgacacTTTCTGACCTAGTGAATCTACACTGTACTGTTAAATTTCTGTCTAGGTTCTACAACAGAAATCACAAACTGTttcataacttttttctttaaattacataaagtgcaaaaaaaaagctttctttttacaaagaaaaacagtTCATATCACTGTATCACGAAACAGAACTTCAAAACTATTCACAGCCAAAAGCGCAAATGTCCAAATCCAGCAAATATCACTCATCTACCCTGCTATCTCTTCTTAGTTTTTAGTACTAGAAGGCCTAACCAAAACACATTTCTGACATCAAATGATGGCACTATGCTATGCAGACCTACAGTAGAGCAGATTACAAAAATGAGAAGAATACTACcgcctgccctcatggagcttacagtctaaaTTCTCAAATTAATTAGAAGATCAGCGTACCAGTGAATCTTCACATATCACAGAGTAATTAATAACTACTAAATACATAAGGCTtatgttaaaaatttttatgacAAACATTAACAAGTATTGCTGATTACAAATCTATTTTAAAGCTGTAAAGAACATCAATAATATGACAGAGGTGGATCActgttataaaatataattctaaaTGAAACAATTACTAccaattagaaataaaactaGCTCTAAAGGATGatcataataaaaaatactaaggattttttatgtatttttgcatTCTCTATGGAGTACTCTCAAGAAGGTACACAGGACTTTTTTGTTCCTTCAATTTTTAAAGTAGTAAATAGAAAATCTTGAAACAATGATACATCCTCTAAAATTCCTCAAGAAAGATATTACAAAATTTTATACTGAAACAGCTACAAAGCCCTATTCAAAATGCCCTCGTTAGTGGCAAATCTTTGGAGTCAGAAAATCTACTCTGGGTTATGTGCAGCTGCTCCAAAAAGTCTtaaatcatgattttaaaaatctgtatgtacTTTCCGGCGGTGACGACCTCCTCACAATAACATGCATCTTGCAACAGATCTTCTTCATCCCTCtccagaagagaagaggaaacacaagAAGAAGCGCCTGGTGCAGAGACCCAATTCCTATTTCATGGATGTAAAATGCCCAGGATGCTATAAAATCACCACCGTCTTTAGCCATGCACAAATAGTAGTTTTGTGTGTTGGCTGCTCTACTGTCCTCTACCAGCCTACAGGAGGAAAAGCAAGGCTTACAGAAGGATGCTCTTTCAGACGGAAGCAGCACTAAAATCTCCCTGTATCAAGATGAATgggggctgattcatgtcaatgtatggcaaaaaccactacaatattgtaaagtaattagcctccgactaataaaaataaatgggggaaaaaaaaagatgaatgggAATCCATCCCAATAAACAAGTTTTGGataccataaaaaaaaatctatatgtcATAATTAATTATAGAGTGAAGTActgttaaggggcttccctgacagctcagtggtaaagaattcacctgctaatgtaagagatatgggttcagttcctgggtcgggaagatccactggaggaggaaatggcatcgcactccagtgttcttcctgggagctacagtccatggggttgcaaagtgtggaacacaactgagcaactacgcgCAAAGCACGGGTGAAAGTCAAACTCCCTCTTTGGAAACGCCCCAAAAGCTAGCTTGCAAGAATGGAATTCTTTCAATGTCGCAGACATACAAGGCCATCATCTTATTACTCAATCAGGATTCTGTGATTCTGCCAAAAGTGGCATTCATTATCAATCTAATCTGGTTTCATGCAATAGATACATCATTTGAAAGAATGGTATCAATTCCCAAGGTGGCTTCTCATAAGGGAAAACAATCAAATGTTTGTGTAATTTCTACATTAAAAATTTAGTCTTACTGTTTTAAGTTACACTATTTGGACTTCATTATTTTCTAACGTAAAATGGCTTTTGGAacactttaaaaaaggaagaactgATAACTATTAAGTAGTTACCgtcttaaaaaaatgttattttggttAATTGCTTGAGGCATTAAATCACACGTTAGTATAATTAAACTAGTGCTGCAGTTTCCAATCCTAAAGAGTAAAGTGAGTCAGACTAGACTATCATACCTTCTTTTTTTGGCATTCTTTCCTGCATAGGCCTGACTGAGGGGTCAGTCTTATGTGTTAAAGTAACTTCATATGACTCTCTGTTCTTATTCCTTAATTCCTcatatgtaatattttttcttttaggacTTTCTTCAATGTTGGGCTCAGGTCCTAAAACAACAAACAGTTAATAAATGGTGATAAAAGGATTTGAGTAAATCCAAAGCAACTAAAGTTTACAAATGCTCCTTACCTaccaaaaaagtaaagtgaagGATCAAATTATTACCAGCATTCCAAAGGTTCTGTATTTTCCCCAAGGTAATTATAAAACCAAAATCTACTTCCTCTTACACTTTCAAGCTTTTATttctaaagttaaaaatatatatttttaaactacccATGGCCAGAAGAATGGATATAATATACACCAGCACAATTCACTGATTAAATTGCCAGCGTTGCTCTAAACTGGGAGGTTATTCATACAGTTTATATAATTAAAGAGAAATATATTCTACTAGTGACAATTGAACAAAACTAGACATGGTGTAGATTTAGCAGTATTTCCATAGTTAAATGTTACTGTATCCAgtctatatatatacaaacaactccagcaatttaaaaaatttatcttttcttgtatttcaataatatttgaaaatagctATTGAAAGGTATAAAACATAAGTCTTTAATCACAGGAAGCATCATTTTGATTCAGGTTTAATGGATACAATACTGAGGCAGAAAAAAGTAGCAACTTTTACCTGGGGAACCAgcatttattctctctctctctctcccaaagaaagtcaaagtatgaaaacattttatcaaagagtcaaatactgatataaaaataaggaaatggttAGGTAACAGGactaaatattgaatatagtttataaaatatatagtcaGCAAGCAAAGccagataatatttttaaaaaattaattaatgttaACATAACATTCAGTGAACTACTTAACTTATAAAATCTAATAAACCACtcccaaaataatatttttcagagGTTTTTAATGAGACACAGAAATTAGGtatatcattttaataatataaccatatgaattaaaataattgttttaaagcaGTTTTTATAAATGGTACTATTTTGAAAGTCAATAGTAAGGTCCCAGTGAATACTCACATTTTTCAAAGCAACATAACATTTCATTGACTATATTCAACTACAATCTTTTACCATAAAGTATACTTGCGCTGATACAAAGCAGAGGATTTAAATTTCTAATTAGTTCTAATATTATATAACATGGACAAAAACCACATTTTTCttgcttaaagaaaaatattaaaactgtatAGTGCATTTAAAAGCACCTTGCATTTCATTAGTAATAAGTTATTGAATTCATTTGATTTCACCAtacatgatattttttaaattctgaaggaGACAGCTTATACTAGATGAGTAGTTAGGAACCCTAGATTCTCATTCCCACTCTGACAACATTTAATGAAtgtccttgggcaaatcactAAGCTTCTTTGAGTCTTGGTTTTCTCAATTGTGAAATATGGAAGTTTGAACTAGATGATCTTCACCAAAGTTCCTTCCAGGTCTAATACATTttcttatcaaaaagaaaaacatttcatcGTTCTGAAATTCTGCAACGAATAATGAAAACATGAATCAGACAGAAAATTAGGGgtaatttttttcacttgtaaaagccaaatgaaaatattttgcattgTGTAGGGAGCAAGACTTATAGTAAAGAGCTGGAAGGAACaggaaaatgtaaaaaagcaCTGATTTAAATCTaactgtaataaactataataagTCTCATAACAACTATGAAAGAATGCTTTCTACTCTGAGAGATTAATAACTTTCAATTCCTGGTAAGAGAAAGCAGAGGACAAAAAGGACTTAAACAAAAGGGGAGGATGTCCTGGTAAGGGAGGACTGCAGGAAAGCAAAGGAGGCCACTGTGGGCTCACGTGGGGAACTAAAGTGGCAACCTTGACTTGGGGGCAGGGGTGAGACAGCAGAgcaaggatggatggatggctacAGTGGGGGACTTAAAACACATCAAAGTTTGGTCCTTGCTGTAGTCTGTGGGCAAATACCAAAGGGCGTTTTGTCTGTTTTCACTGGCAAAGAAATTATGTAACATGGAATGAAATTTTCTAATGCAAATACAAGGAAGGATGCAAGACATAGCAAGGGAAGACTTGGTGCATGGCTAGAACAGAAGTAGAATAGATTCGAATTTGGGAGACCGGAGAAATGGGAGACACTTTGAAACAGCTGACTCTGGAGATAAACTAATGACTTTAACCATTCTCTCCTATGCTGCtgacctcttttcctttctcactaATCAGGTGTAGCATGTCCAGCTACTAAGGGGGGAGAAATGGTAACAATTAAAAAGACTTTTGAGCCTTCCTGATGATTCAGTACagcacgtgggtttgatccctggtcagggaactaaaattccacatgtcGTACAGTGCAGACAAAAAATAAGACTTAAGAATCTCTTCAGTTATCTTAACTCTTTAACTTCACTTTCTCCTGTCTCTTTTGCAAAGTTAATactcatcctccccacccccgccactgACTCTTGCTCTAAGATAACAGTGCTGTCCAATACAATTTTCTGTAGTGATAAGAATGTTCTCTACACAGTCCAACACAGTAGCCAGTAACACATATggctactgagcaactgaaatgctGCCAaagcaactgaggaactgaattttcaaTTTGTCTTAATTTTAACGAATTTAAACAGCCACATACAGCAAATGGCTATTTTATATCCTGACCAACCTAGAACCCTTTCAGCACCATCTGGAACCTTACTTGATCTATAATCAACACCTCTCTTTCCACTCTATACTTTCCCTCCTTTTAACCTATTCATACATAGAGAATAAAATCTCTTTctgtctgaaaagaaatgaaggcccAAATGTCCCTTTAACCTTGTTTGCTCCCCACAGGTACTGGCTTATTGTGTTTATTTCAAAGCACGTGTTTTCAAATAATCTATGAGGTCCACAATCCCTTCTCCAAACCCTTGGGAGTCAGAAATGCTTCAAAAATCAGAGTTTTAGATTTTAGAAAAAACATTACCGTATATATCCCTTATTACTTAATGTCCATTGAAGTAGTGATGAATAAGCAAACACAACATTCCTAaaacaaaatctagaaaaaatattaagataAATAAAGATGATCAATATAGCTCTATCCAGCTGAAATCAGTTTGAGTTCAGGTCAGATGTTTATcactaattatttaaaaatcttgttcTTCTAAAAAAGTTTTTGATTTTAGGTAAGAAATTACAAACTTACACTTTGTTTCCAATTCATCTTTCATGGCAAATTAGActgaagaaaaagcaaggaagcaaGCTAGCTAACATTTGTTGACAGTCTATTATTAATACTTTTCAGGCATTACCTCTGATTAGTTCATTTCATTCCCAAATTTCTTTAAGACATGTATTACCAACTCAATTCAAGAGATCAAGAAACTGAAGGCACTACAAATTACTTGTCTAAAGACACATAGCTAGCAAATGTTAATCACAATTCACATGCAGGCCTTAATCCAAAGCTGATGTTGTTTCACTCACATCACATGATCTTCAAAGCTAATAGTCACACAAACTtcacaaagcactttcacatgGATTTTCTCACCTGACAACAGTTCTGTAAAGCAggtaatttttttcacattacaAAGAAGCTAAGAGAGCCTTTAAGACCACAGTAATAAATGAAACCTTTTAAAGACTCTTTCAAGCACCATTTATCATTTCGTCTTTGCTATTTCACTAAACATGGTATTTTCAATTAATGGagcatattaataatttattcttatttttctatattttccagcAGACTGAGAGAGTTTTTCAGGGCAAACAGCCAGCTCTTATTCATCTTTACTTCCATACCTAGCAGAGTACCTGATACCTACTGGACCTCAAAAAGTGTTGAAGGAATGAAGAATGAATTCAAATGAACAGATGAGCAAACAAACATGCTGAGTTTAGGCTGACGGTGGAATACAGAGGTGATATCCAGCAAAAAAGGTCATCAAATAAAGTTTATACATACGTTGGACCATAAAAGCTGAAATTCATTTCAAGAGAAGTTTCTACCTTGGGCAATATGATCAGTAATACCAGTTGGAGTAGATTCATTCAAAGAAGCACTGAACGGAATTGGCTCATAATGAGGAAGCATCTCTTTTTCTAAGTTGTCTGCTGCTGGAGATGTTGCAAAAGATGAATGACCACTCACATTTGAGTCATATTTTGACCTCTGAGAATAGTgcctataaaataaaatcacattgtATAAAGAAACATGGGTTACTGTCTATGCCTTATTTAAAGAAGTGTGTTAAGATACAAAACCTTAAGTCATTTTCTAAAGGAATCATATAATTTTAGTATAGTTatttaaaagagtaaaatacaGTCTGTTTCtgccacaaaaacaaaaatatgttctGATCCACTTATACAACTAAAAAATTGTCACTCTTAatatagagaagagaaaatatgtaTCCGATTTTCTATTATTAGGCTTCAgagatccttttaatgtgtttaaaGTTCTTGGAAAGAAAAAGTACTTCAGATCAGAAAATGTGTCCATTTCTCACATTAACTGGGAAGTTACTTCCACAGGGAGTAGTCCATATAAACACCATTTTGCTGAAGCAAATATAAATAACAGTAGTTCTCATGGGGTTTCTGTCACTTACCATTTGTGACAGGACAATTTATCTACTGAATCTACTTAATTACTTTATTTATCATCTACCTCTCAAAACAGACAGATTCATTTATCTACACTTACACAATTTTCCTACAATTTTAACCAACAGAAGGATTAAAAAGTTGAAATCTGTCAAGAGATGAGACTGATAATAtttggcaattaaaaaaataagaatatagtaACCAAACTAGTTTGCCAAATTAAAATCTCTCATTCTCGGACATGAACTCCCAATAGGATGCAACTCTTTATTTTAaaccaaagtaaacaaatcttgttttacttttaaaaataaaattagctttAGCTTGCTGCAAAATGGCAAGTTTCCAGTGGTCCTTCAGTGAGGCAATGTTTCATGCACTCAACTACATCAGTATCTAGTTACAGGTTTTTTGGCTAAAATGAAAGCCTTTATAAAGATCTGAATGGCCTACCCAGTTGGTGAAGATCGTCGTGCCTGTCCTGATCGTAAAGCTTCTCCGAGAGGGGAATTCTCAAGATTCTTGAACTTCTCCTGGCAAGTTTTCACATAAGAAAGCTTTCCAGCAAAGTATCCCATGATGCAAGCaacttatttgtaaaaataaacaaaaagtgtAACTCAATGTGCCTCTTTATAGACAAAAATCTTTTCTAAAAGAACACTTCAAAAAAATGTAGTTCTAAATACGTCTCTGGTGTGGAAAAACTGGGATTTCCTGAAATACTGGTAAAAGTACAACACTGAGTTGCACTCAAAGAGTTCACAGAAAGATTCAGTGGATATAAATCAAGTAAgttaaaaattatgtgaaaaaaatcccttaaaataataaattatgaagCGCTACCTAAGCATGGCTACTGTTGTATCTTTTTGATACAGAAGACAGAATACCCTGTCAGATTCATAGAAAGTTTCAGACACTCTCCTTTAGGgcaatttactatttttttactAACCATATCATAAAATGTAAAGAAGCTATATTTATAAATGCTGTTATGTTTATCTACTACTTGCAAattagggtttttaaaaaattaattttcaaatactcTTTGATTAATCAGAATAGCTAAACTTTCTTTCCTCATAGACTAAACATTGTAtctttacaaaatttaaaactgatGGTTTTAGAcattataaaacagagaaaaatgccTCTTTCAACTAACCCATGGTTTTGAATGCTAACAATAAAATGCCCAAGTAGTTCATTTAAAACTTAAACACAATGATTTATCAAAACAAATAACCACATAACTGTTATTAGTAAGACAGAACATCTGtaaaagctatttattttacttaggCAAAAAAGCTATGAGAATTAGTATTGTTCATACTTACATATAAGTTTAGGAATGGAACCATATTTGGGATGACTTGAAAGGATTCCTAAAGATAAAACAGTAAATGTTTCTGAGCAACACTGTTACATTTacataattaagattttttttattttttattgcaaggAGAGGCATTTATGCTAAGAGTATAAGAATGGTACAGAAATTAtggtcaaaaatacaaagaaaataattctgcTAGTCATATACTTCTGCTGGTCTTTTTTAATGTGAGACAAAAGTAGTTTTAAGTTTAGCAGTGCAGTATAAAGCAAGATATATCTATTTCTTAGTGGCTTTGAGCAACCCACAAAGACATAAGGAAAAATTAGTACAGACTACACCTCTATATATTACctgaaagcatcagctctttcTAGAATACCAAAGCAGCCTGAAGCTAATCAAAAAAGAATTCAACATCAAGAGAaatatgaagaaatcaaaagattctAACCTATTAGAATGGATGAATTCGGCAAGATCACTTGATACAAGCTCACtatacaaaaatacacaaaaacaaaaaatacacatcTCTATGTAAcaggaacaaacaaaaaaaaaaacaatttaaaaaggatACTACTACAGCACCAAAAACCATCAAagactctgaaaactacaaaatttacTGAGGGAAATGAAAGCGAAGCTAAAGCTAAATGGAGAAACACACCATGTTCATGAATTCAAAGATTAAATATTGTAAAGATGGCAGTTCCTCATAAACATCTataaattcaacacaatcccaatTAAAAGCAAAGAAGGTTTTTT
The DNA window shown above is from Cervus elaphus chromosome 6, mCerEla1.1, whole genome shotgun sequence and carries:
- the LOC122696602 gene encoding 40S ribosomal protein S27-like — its product is MHLATDLLHPSPEEKRKHKKKRLVQRPNSYFMDVKCPGCYKITTVFSHAQIVVLCVGCSTVLYQPTGGKARLTEGCSFRRKQH
- the OCIAD1 gene encoding OCIA domain-containing protein 1 isoform X1, producing the protein MNGRADFREPNAEVPRPIPHIGADYIPTEEERRVFAECNDESFWFRSVPLAATSMLITQGLISKGILSSHPKYGSIPKLIFACIMGYFAGKLSYVKTCQEKFKNLENSPLGEALRSGQARRSSPTGHYSQRSKYDSNVSGHSSFATSPAADNLEKEMLPHYEPIPFSASLNESTPTGITDHIAQGPEPNIEESPKRKNITYEELRNKNRESYEVTLTHKTDPSVRPMQERMPKKEVKVNKYGDTWDE
- the OCIAD1 gene encoding OCIA domain-containing protein 1 isoform X2 produces the protein MNGRADFREPNAEVPRPIPHIGADYIPTEEERRVFAECNDESFWFRSVPLAATSMLITQGLISKGILSSHPKYGSIPKLIFACIMGYFAGKLSYVKTCQEKFKNLENSPLGEALRSGQARRSSPTGHYSQRSKYDSNVSGHSSFATSPAADNLEKEMLPHYEPIPFSASLNESTPTGITDHIAQVKVNKYGDTWDE